acctataaatttatttttttaattatgaaagtttaataattaagtaattaattaattatgagtaagtacgatttaataaaaacaatagacGATGATGAGgaagtagaaaatttttctgataattcAGAATTTGGTGATGACGatgtgagtaatttttttcattatttataataatttattaataacgaTACTCCaaatagtataaatttaaactcatacttcagtatcataattaatgattgataataatttttatttaattaaaataggtCCAGCCTCACAAAGAAAAATCAGtagatgagaaaaaaaaggattttgaTACTAAATTCACATTTGTAAGTGACGCTTCTGAGTACAATAAAGACACTTGGaatgatttgaataaatatattaagcGCAAAGCTAAATTCAAGCTTGATGATAAGATAAAACGCGTTCGCCGTGAGCAGAATGTTGAAGAACATCCGATTAaagttgatgatgatgatgatgatgatgaggatgCTGATGGTCATCATAAtactgataatgataatgatgaaaatGGAGATGGAGGTATCTATCTGTCGGACGACGAGATGAAGAAGGACACCTTCAAGACTAAGGAGCGGAAAGGCAAAAAGAAGAATGACAAAGCGGACATCATGGATTTCGAGGAAACGGCAACAGCGGACAACTCCGCGACATTTTATCAAATGAACCTGTCGAGGCCGCTACTAAAAGCCATCACTACGATGAATTATGTTCAGCCAACACCAATCCAAGCAGCGACGATTCCTGTTGCGTTGATGGGCCGCGATATTTGCGGGTGCGCCGCGACTGGAACTGGTAAGACAGCAGCGTACATGCTCCCTACGCTGGAACGACTACTCTACAAACCCGTGGATGGTCCGGCGATCACTAGAGTAGTGGTTTTGGTGCCTACTCGAGAGCTGGGTGTCCAAGTGTACCAAGTAACGAAACAACTGAGCCAGTTTACCAACATAGATGCTGGATTGGCGGTTGGTGGTCTTGATATCAAGGCCCAGGAAGCCGCTTTGCGTAGAAACCCTGATATAATTATAGCGTCACCAGGTCGTTTAATCGATCATATTCAAAATACTCCCAATTTTACGTTGAATAGCATCGAAGTATTGATTATTGACGAGGCCGACCGGATGTTCAATGAAGATTTCGAGACCCAGTTGGGGTGCATTGTCAAGGAATGCTCGAGGAGTCGGCAAACGATGCTGTTTTCTGCTACGATGACGGAAAAAGTAAAAGATCTGGCTGCTGTTTCTTTGGACAGACCAGTTAAGATATTTGTCGACAGCAACATTGACGTTGCTTTCAATCTAAGACAAGAGTTCATAAGAATCAGGGCCGGTCGTGAAAAAGATCGGGAAGCTATTCTTGCTGCTCTGATCTGCAGGACGTTCAGGGACCACACGATTGTCTTCGTGCAGACGAAGAAACAGGCTCACAGGCTTCATATTGTCTTGGGGTTGCTGGGCATCCAGGTGGGAGAGTTGCACGGGAACATTTCGCAGCCCCAGCGTTTGGAGAATTTAAGGAAATTTAAAGACGCT
Above is a window of Microplitis demolitor isolate Queensland-Clemson2020A chromosome 1, iyMicDemo2.1a, whole genome shotgun sequence DNA encoding:
- the LOC103568508 gene encoding probable ATP-dependent RNA helicase DDX27, with the translated sequence MSKYDLIKTIDDDEEVENFSDNSEFGDDDVQPHKEKSVDEKKKDFDTKFTFVSDASEYNKDTWNDLNKYIKRKAKFKLDDKIKRVRREQNVEEHPIKVDDDDDDDEDADGHHNTDNDNDENGDGGIYLSDDEMKKDTFKTKERKGKKKNDKADIMDFEETATADNSATFYQMNLSRPLLKAITTMNYVQPTPIQAATIPVALMGRDICGCAATGTGKTAAYMLPTLERLLYKPVDGPAITRVVVLVPTRELGVQVYQVTKQLSQFTNIDAGLAVGGLDIKAQEAALRRNPDIIIASPGRLIDHIQNTPNFTLNSIEVLIIDEADRMFNEDFETQLGCIVKECSRSRQTMLFSATMTEKVKDLAAVSLDRPVKIFVDSNIDVAFNLRQEFIRIRAGREKDREAILAALICRTFRDHTIVFVQTKKQAHRLHIVLGLLGIQVGELHGNISQPQRLENLRKFKDAEVDVLVATDVAARGLDISGIKTVINFVMPATLEHYIHRVGRTARAGRVGVSVSLAGEEERVLVKKIIKNAKNPVKNRIIAPDIIEKYNKKLESLEPDVEKILQEQKMEKEIAKIENQTNRAEKLLQEEEGPRRNWFQTSKERKLEKDKLKLTEKIKSKKEKNDGPSNLVANNKLKKKKKEPELDPAEARALKELEKVAAYQARLVKRKGKMKKIRTVIDDGDRRTTDKNGPKKRSKSSFTNDLTDTSKKGVKRLRYDANKVQRETSGKVRGKSGAPGKKPMSGKKSMAGKKPFKKGPGRNGAQKSKKR